A genomic region of Streptomyces sp. NBC_00247 contains the following coding sequences:
- a CDS encoding GNAT family N-acetyltransferase, which translates to MTHTTTRVLEPSDLGAALAILESDPVANAFVTSRVQIAGLDPWRLGGEMWGWYADGMLRSLCYSGANLVPICAGPEAVRAFADRARRAGRRCSSIVGPVEATALLWRLLEPGWGPAREVRANQPLMVTDRPSTTVDPDPYVRRIRKDEMDVILPACVAMFTEEVGVSPLAGDGGLLYQARVAELIGAGRSFARIDDGKVVFKAEIGAATDRACQIQGVWVAPEFRGLRLSETGMSAVLNHALADVAPLVSLYVNDFNTAARRAYSRVGFRETGAFMSVLF; encoded by the coding sequence TTGACGCACACCACCACCCGGGTCCTCGAACCCAGTGACCTCGGCGCCGCTCTGGCCATTCTGGAGAGCGATCCCGTGGCCAACGCCTTCGTGACCTCCCGTGTCCAGATCGCCGGGCTCGACCCCTGGCGCCTCGGCGGTGAGATGTGGGGCTGGTACGCGGACGGGATGCTCCGCTCGCTCTGCTACTCCGGTGCCAACCTCGTCCCCATCTGCGCGGGACCCGAGGCCGTACGCGCCTTCGCGGACCGCGCCCGCAGGGCCGGGCGCCGCTGCTCCTCCATCGTCGGCCCGGTCGAGGCCACCGCACTGCTGTGGCGCCTGCTCGAACCCGGCTGGGGGCCCGCCCGCGAGGTCCGCGCCAACCAGCCGCTGATGGTCACCGACCGCCCCTCCACCACCGTGGACCCCGATCCGTACGTCCGCCGCATCCGCAAGGACGAGATGGACGTGATCCTGCCCGCCTGCGTGGCGATGTTCACCGAGGAGGTCGGGGTCTCCCCGCTCGCGGGCGACGGCGGACTGCTCTACCAGGCACGGGTCGCCGAACTCATCGGCGCGGGCCGCTCGTTCGCCCGCATCGACGACGGCAAGGTCGTCTTCAAGGCCGAGATCGGCGCGGCGACCGACCGGGCCTGCCAGATCCAGGGGGTCTGGGTCGCCCCGGAATTCCGGGGCCTGCGCCTCTCCGAGACCGGGATGTCCGCCGTGCTCAACCACGCGCTCGCCGACGTGGCCCCGCTGGTCAGCCTGTACGTCAACGACTTCAACACCGCCGCCCGCCGGGCGTACAGCCGGGTCGGCTTCCGGGAGACCGGGGCCTTCATGAGCGTCCTGTTCTGA
- a CDS encoding M50 family metallopeptidase produces the protein MSLSTILLTVLGIAVFVVGLLFSIAWHELGHLSTAKLFGIRVPQYMVGFGPTIWSRKKGDTEYGFKAIPAGGYIRMIGMFPPGPDGRIEARSTSPWRSMIEDARSAAFEELEPGDESRLFYTRKPWKRVIVMFAGPFMNLVLAVAIFLGVAMTFGFQTQTTEVAGVQKCVIEQSEKREKCEPGDPVSPALAAGLREGDKIVAFDGARVDDWDKLSDLIRRTIGPADITVQRGGQEVTLHAVLAKNVVVKKDDKGEAVEGKWVDAGYLGFAARSEIVPLSFGDSVVRMGDMIENGVDSIIALPSKIPGLWNAAFDGGERADDSPVGVVGAARIGGEVMTLDVPAQNQIAMMLFLLAGFNLSLFLFNMLPLLPLDGGHIAGALWEALRRNLAKVFKRPDPGPFDVAKLMPVAYVVAGIFICFTLLVLVADIVNPVKIS, from the coding sequence ATGAGTCTGAGCACGATCCTGCTGACGGTCCTGGGAATCGCCGTCTTCGTGGTGGGCCTGCTGTTCTCGATCGCCTGGCACGAGCTCGGCCACCTCTCCACGGCCAAGCTCTTCGGCATCCGGGTCCCGCAGTACATGGTCGGCTTCGGCCCCACCATCTGGTCGCGCAAGAAGGGCGACACCGAGTACGGCTTCAAGGCCATCCCGGCCGGCGGGTACATCCGCATGATCGGCATGTTCCCGCCGGGGCCGGACGGCAGGATCGAGGCGCGGTCCACCTCGCCCTGGCGGAGCATGATCGAGGACGCGAGATCCGCCGCCTTCGAGGAGCTCGAACCCGGCGACGAGAGCCGCCTCTTCTACACGCGCAAGCCGTGGAAGCGCGTCATCGTGATGTTCGCCGGTCCGTTCATGAACCTGGTCCTGGCCGTCGCGATCTTCCTCGGCGTCGCCATGACCTTCGGCTTCCAGACCCAGACCACCGAGGTGGCCGGGGTCCAGAAGTGCGTCATCGAACAGAGCGAGAAGCGCGAGAAGTGCGAACCCGGCGACCCGGTCTCCCCGGCGCTCGCCGCGGGTCTGCGTGAGGGCGACAAGATCGTCGCCTTCGACGGCGCGAGGGTCGACGACTGGGACAAGCTCTCCGACCTCATCCGCCGGACCATCGGCCCCGCCGACATCACCGTCCAGCGGGGCGGCCAGGAGGTCACCCTCCACGCCGTGCTCGCCAAGAACGTCGTGGTGAAGAAGGACGACAAGGGCGAGGCGGTCGAGGGCAAGTGGGTGGACGCCGGTTACCTCGGCTTCGCCGCCCGCAGCGAGATCGTGCCCCTCTCCTTCGGCGACTCCGTCGTGCGGATGGGCGACATGATCGAGAACGGCGTCGACTCGATCATCGCCCTGCCCTCCAAGATCCCCGGACTGTGGAACGCCGCCTTCGACGGCGGGGAGCGCGCCGACGACTCCCCGGTGGGCGTGGTCGGAGCCGCCCGGATCGGCGGCGAGGTGATGACCCTCGACGTCCCCGCGCAGAACCAGATCGCGATGATGCTGTTCCTGCTGGCGGGCTTCAACCTCTCGCTCTTCCTCTTCAACATGCTGCCGCTGCTGCCCCTGGACGGCGGCCACATCGCGGGCGCCCTCTGGGAGGCGCTGCGCCGCAACCTGGCCAAGGTCTTCAAGCGGCCCGACCCCGGCCCGTTCGACGTGGCGAAGCTCATGCCCGTCGCCTACGTGGTGGCTGGAATCTTCATCTGCTTCACGCTCCTGGTGCTCGTCGCCGACATCGTGAACCCGGTCAAGATCAGCTGA
- the aroA gene encoding 3-phosphoshikimate 1-carboxyvinyltransferase, producing the protein MTVIQIPGSKSVTARALFLAAAADGTTTLLHPLRSDDTEGFTEGLTRLGYAVTKEPDRWHIEGRPAGPGVTDADVYCRDGATTARFLPALVSAASSGTYRFDASAQMRRRPLAPLSRALRELGVDLRHDAADGHHPLRVHAAGIEGGRITLDAGESSQYLTALLMLGPLTAGGLTIDVTELVSAPYIGITLAMMRDFGVEVTREGDTFTVPPGGYRATTYGVEPDASTASYFFAAAALTGGEVTVPGLGAHALQGDLRFVDVLRRMGADVTITEDATTVRSDGTLRGITVNMRDISDTMPTLAALAPYADGPVRIEDVANTRVKECDRLEACAENLRAMGITVHTGPDWIEIHPGTPRPVEITTHGDHRIVMSFAVSALRNPGTAYDDPGCVRKTFPDFHEVFARFSSGLVPQAG; encoded by the coding sequence GTGACCGTCATCCAGATTCCCGGCTCCAAGTCCGTCACCGCACGCGCCCTCTTCCTCGCCGCGGCGGCGGACGGCACCACCACCCTCCTGCACCCGCTCCGCTCGGACGACACCGAAGGGTTCACCGAGGGCCTCACCCGCCTCGGGTACGCGGTCACGAAGGAGCCGGACCGCTGGCACATCGAGGGCCGCCCGGCCGGACCCGGCGTCACCGACGCCGACGTCTACTGCCGCGACGGCGCCACCACGGCCCGCTTCCTGCCCGCCCTCGTCTCCGCCGCGTCCTCGGGCACGTACCGGTTCGACGCCTCCGCGCAGATGCGGCGCCGCCCGCTCGCCCCGCTCAGCCGGGCACTGCGCGAGCTCGGCGTCGACCTGCGCCACGACGCGGCGGACGGCCACCACCCGCTGCGCGTGCACGCCGCCGGCATCGAGGGCGGCCGGATCACCCTGGACGCGGGGGAGTCCTCGCAGTACCTCACCGCCCTGCTGATGCTCGGCCCGCTGACGGCCGGCGGCCTGACGATCGACGTCACCGAGCTGGTCTCGGCGCCGTACATCGGGATCACGCTCGCGATGATGCGGGACTTCGGGGTCGAGGTCACCCGCGAGGGCGACACCTTCACCGTGCCGCCCGGCGGCTACCGCGCCACCACGTACGGAGTCGAGCCGGACGCCTCCACCGCCAGTTACTTCTTCGCGGCCGCCGCCCTCACCGGTGGCGAGGTCACCGTGCCCGGCCTCGGTGCGCACGCCCTCCAGGGCGATCTGCGCTTCGTCGACGTGCTGCGGCGGATGGGCGCCGACGTGACGATCACCGAGGACGCCACCACCGTCCGCTCGGACGGCACCCTGCGGGGCATCACCGTCAACATGCGGGACATCTCCGACACCATGCCGACGCTCGCCGCCCTCGCCCCGTACGCCGACGGGCCGGTCCGGATCGAGGACGTGGCCAACACCAGGGTCAAGGAGTGCGACCGGCTGGAGGCGTGCGCCGAGAACCTCCGTGCCATGGGCATCACCGTGCACACCGGACCCGACTGGATCGAGATCCACCCCGGGACCCCGCGCCCCGTCGAGATCACCACCCACGGCGACCACCGCATCGTCATGTCCTTCGCCGTCTCCGCGCTGCGCAACCCCGGCACCGCCTACGACGACCCGGGCTGCGTGCGCAAGACCTTCCCGGACTTCCACGAGGTGTTCGCGCGCTTCTCCAGCGGCCTGGTCCCGCAGGCCGGCTGA
- a CDS encoding GNAT family N-acetyltransferase, protein MPHFPGDLSEPPLIGPLDLASRVDEALQVQALAFGLDAPEVAVRRQIVLRHLTLPGARALGATSPSGRLLGFVYGLPNDRGHWWSGVVEPYLRERGTEEWLDDSFVITELHVHPGFQQHGIGRALITGLTDSAAEPRSILSAIDTDSPARGLYRSLGYRDLARQVVFPSAPLPYAVMGAPLPLRRGI, encoded by the coding sequence ATGCCGCACTTTCCCGGAGACCTCAGCGAACCACCCCTGATCGGGCCGCTCGACCTCGCGTCCCGCGTGGACGAGGCGCTCCAGGTGCAGGCCCTCGCCTTCGGGCTCGACGCCCCGGAGGTCGCCGTACGCCGCCAGATCGTGCTGCGCCACCTCACCCTCCCCGGCGCCCGCGCGCTGGGCGCCACCTCCCCCTCCGGACGGCTGCTCGGCTTCGTCTACGGGCTGCCCAACGACCGCGGCCACTGGTGGTCGGGGGTGGTCGAGCCCTACCTGCGCGAGCGGGGAACCGAGGAGTGGCTGGACGACTCCTTCGTCATCACCGAACTCCACGTCCACCCCGGCTTCCAGCAGCACGGCATCGGCCGCGCCCTCATCACCGGGCTGACCGACTCCGCCGCCGAGCCGCGCTCCATCCTGTCGGCCATCGACACCGACAGCCCCGCACGCGGTCTCTACCGCTCTCTCGGCTACCGCGACCTCGCCCGGCAGGTGGTCTTCCCCAGCGCCCCGCTGCCGTACGCCGTCATGGGAGCCCCGCTGCCACTGCGCCGCGGAATCTGA
- the ispG gene encoding flavodoxin-dependent (E)-4-hydroxy-3-methylbut-2-enyl-diphosphate synthase: MTAISLGMPAVPIKLADRRVSRQIQVGSVAVGGDAPVSVQSMTTTRTSDIGATLQQIAELTASGCQIVRVACPTQDDADALATIARKSQIPVIADIHFQPKYVFAAIDAGCAAVRVNPGNIKQFDDKVKEIARAAGAAGTPIRIGVNAGSLDARLLKKYGKATPEALVESALWEASLFEEHGFRDIKISVKHNDPVVMINAYRQLAAACDYPLHLGVTEAGPAFQGTIKSAVAFGALLSEGIGDTIRVSLSAPPAEEVKVGLQILESLNLKQRRLEIVSCPSCGRAQVDVYKLADQVSAGLEGMEVPLRVAVMGCVVNGPGEAREADLGVASGNGKGQIFVKGEIIKTVPESKIVETLIEEALKIAEQMEKDGIASGEPQVAVS; encoded by the coding sequence ATGACTGCGATTTCTCTCGGAATGCCGGCCGTTCCGATCAAGCTCGCCGACCGACGCGTCAGCCGTCAGATCCAGGTGGGATCGGTGGCCGTCGGCGGGGACGCTCCCGTCTCGGTGCAGTCGATGACGACGACGCGCACCTCGGACATCGGTGCGACGCTCCAGCAGATCGCCGAGCTGACCGCCTCCGGCTGCCAGATCGTGCGGGTGGCGTGCCCCACGCAGGACGACGCCGACGCGCTGGCCACCATCGCCAGGAAGTCGCAGATCCCCGTCATCGCCGACATCCACTTCCAGCCCAAGTACGTCTTCGCCGCCATCGACGCCGGCTGCGCCGCGGTCCGGGTCAACCCGGGCAACATCAAGCAGTTCGACGACAAGGTCAAGGAGATCGCCCGCGCCGCGGGCGCGGCGGGCACCCCGATCCGGATCGGCGTGAACGCCGGGTCCCTCGACGCCCGTCTGCTGAAGAAGTACGGCAAGGCCACCCCCGAGGCGCTGGTCGAGTCCGCCCTCTGGGAGGCGTCCCTCTTCGAGGAGCACGGCTTCCGGGACATCAAGATCTCGGTCAAGCACAACGACCCGGTGGTCATGATCAACGCCTACCGCCAGCTGGCCGCCGCGTGCGACTACCCGCTGCACCTCGGCGTCACCGAGGCCGGACCGGCGTTCCAGGGCACCATCAAGTCCGCCGTCGCCTTCGGCGCGCTGCTCTCCGAGGGCATCGGCGACACGATCCGCGTCTCCCTCTCGGCCCCGCCGGCCGAGGAGGTCAAGGTCGGCCTCCAGATCCTGGAGTCCCTCAACCTCAAGCAGCGCCGCCTGGAGATCGTCTCCTGCCCGTCCTGCGGTCGCGCCCAGGTCGACGTGTACAAGCTCGCCGACCAGGTCAGCGCCGGCCTCGAAGGCATGGAGGTGCCGCTGCGCGTCGCCGTCATGGGCTGCGTCGTCAACGGTCCGGGCGAGGCCCGCGAGGCCGACCTCGGCGTCGCCTCCGGCAACGGCAAGGGCCAGATCTTCGTGAAGGGCGAGATCATCAAGACCGTCCCCGAGTCGAAGATCGTCGAGACCCTCATCGAGGAGGCGCTGAAGATCGCCGAGCAGATGGAGAAGGACGGCATCGCCTCGGGCGAGCCCCAGGTCGCCGTCAGCTGA
- the dxr gene encoding 1-deoxy-D-xylulose-5-phosphate reductoisomerase, which yields MTDSPAPLADPHLVHDATEGRRDLVVLGSTGSIGTQAIDLVLRNPDRFRVTALSAAGGRVALLAAQARRLAVDTVAVAAEDAVPALREALRAEYGTGEPLPEILAGPDAAATLAASPCHTVLNGITGSIGLAPTLAALKAGRTLALANKESLIVGGPLVKALAKPGQIIPVDSEHAALFQAIAAGTRADVAKLVVTASGGPFRGRTRAELADVTREQALAHPTWAMGPVITINSATLVNKGLEVIEAHLLYDIPFERIEVVVHPQSYVHSMVEFTDGSTLAQATPPDMRGPIAVGLGWPQRVPDAAPAFDWTKASTWEFFPLDTEAFPSVGLARHVGALGGTAPAVFNAANEECVDAFLSGALPFNGIMDTVTAVVAEHGTPAPGTSLTVADVLEAETWARARARELSAKSTAEAHA from the coding sequence ATGACCGACAGCCCTGCCCCCCTCGCCGATCCGCATCTCGTCCACGACGCGACGGAAGGCCGCCGGGACCTCGTGGTCCTCGGATCCACCGGGTCCATCGGAACCCAGGCCATCGACCTGGTGCTGCGCAACCCCGACCGCTTCCGGGTCACCGCGCTCTCGGCGGCGGGCGGGCGGGTCGCCCTGCTCGCCGCCCAGGCGCGCCGGCTCGCGGTGGACACGGTCGCCGTCGCCGCCGAGGACGCCGTACCCGCCCTGCGCGAGGCACTGCGCGCGGAGTACGGCACGGGGGAGCCGCTCCCCGAAATCCTGGCCGGCCCCGACGCCGCCGCCACCCTCGCCGCGAGCCCCTGCCACACCGTGCTCAACGGCATCACCGGCTCCATCGGCCTCGCGCCGACGCTGGCCGCGCTGAAGGCGGGCCGCACCCTGGCCCTGGCCAACAAGGAGTCGCTCATCGTCGGCGGCCCGCTGGTCAAGGCGCTGGCCAAGCCCGGCCAGATCATCCCGGTCGACTCCGAGCACGCCGCGCTCTTCCAGGCGATCGCCGCCGGTACCCGCGCCGACGTGGCGAAGCTCGTCGTCACCGCGTCCGGCGGCCCGTTCCGGGGCCGTACCCGGGCCGAACTGGCCGACGTCACCCGGGAGCAGGCGCTCGCCCACCCCACCTGGGCGATGGGCCCGGTCATCACGATCAACTCCGCGACCCTCGTCAACAAGGGGCTGGAGGTCATCGAGGCGCACCTCCTCTACGACATCCCGTTCGAGCGCATCGAGGTCGTCGTCCACCCGCAGTCGTACGTGCACTCCATGGTCGAGTTCACCGACGGGTCCACGCTCGCCCAGGCCACCCCGCCCGACATGCGGGGACCGATCGCCGTGGGCCTCGGCTGGCCGCAGCGCGTACCGGACGCCGCCCCGGCCTTCGACTGGACCAAGGCGTCCACCTGGGAGTTCTTCCCGCTCGACACCGAGGCGTTCCCCTCGGTCGGCCTCGCCCGGCACGTGGGCGCTCTCGGCGGGACCGCGCCGGCGGTCTTCAACGCCGCCAACGAGGAGTGCGTCGACGCGTTCCTGTCCGGCGCGCTCCCCTTCAACGGCATCATGGACACCGTCACCGCGGTGGTCGCCGAGCACGGCACCCCCGCCCCGGGAACTTCACTGACGGTCGCGGACGTCCTGGAAGCGGAGACCTGGGCGCGCGCCCGGGCCCGTGAACTCTCGGCGAAGTCGACGGCGGAGGCGCACGCATGA
- a CDS encoding proline--tRNA ligase, whose product MAQVQRMSRLMIKTLRDDPADAETLNHKLLVRAGYVRRTAAGIWSWLPLGKKVLENITRVVREEMDAIGGQEVLLPALLPKEAYEASGRYDEYGDLLFRLKDRKGADYLLGPTHEEIFTQVVKDMCSSYKDLPVILYQIQTKYRDEARPRAGVLRGREFQMKDSYSFDTTDEGLAEAYRLHRAAYIRIFERLGLDHRIVSAVSGAMGGSASEEFLAPAPAGEDTFVDCPNCDYAANTEAVTFKATAVDGSAHGPVEELDTPDTPTIETLAAHLGVPASATLKNLLVKVDGEIVAVGVPGDREVDLGKLGEHLAPAVVELVTAEDFVGRPDLVRGYVGPQGLEKVRYIADPRVAAGTSWITGANKDGKHAKNVVAGRDFEVDDYLDVVVVEAGDPCPKCGTGLQVDRAIEIGHIFQLGRKYADIFNLDVLGQQGKPVRVTMGSYGIGVSRAVAALAEQTADDKGLCWPREIAPADVHVVAAGKALQTELALEVSEKLKAAGARVLVDDRAGVSPGVKFTDAELIGVPTILVAGRRSAEGVVELKDRRTGEREELTVDEAIARIAADLG is encoded by the coding sequence ATGGCCCAGGTCCAGCGCATGTCCCGATTGATGATCAAGACACTGCGCGACGACCCGGCGGACGCCGAGACGCTCAACCACAAGCTGCTCGTCCGGGCCGGTTACGTCCGCCGCACCGCCGCCGGTATCTGGTCCTGGCTGCCGCTCGGCAAGAAGGTCCTGGAGAACATCACCCGCGTCGTCCGCGAGGAGATGGACGCCATCGGCGGCCAGGAGGTGCTGCTCCCCGCGCTGCTGCCCAAGGAGGCGTACGAGGCGAGCGGCCGGTACGACGAGTACGGCGACCTGCTCTTCCGCCTCAAGGACCGCAAGGGCGCGGACTACCTCCTCGGCCCCACCCACGAGGAGATCTTCACCCAGGTCGTCAAGGACATGTGTTCGTCCTACAAGGACCTGCCGGTGATCCTGTACCAGATCCAGACCAAGTACCGCGACGAGGCCCGCCCCCGCGCCGGTGTGCTGCGCGGCCGCGAGTTCCAGATGAAGGACTCGTACTCCTTCGACACCACCGACGAGGGCCTGGCCGAGGCGTACCGGCTGCACCGCGCCGCGTACATCCGGATCTTCGAGCGCCTCGGCCTCGACCACCGCATCGTCTCCGCCGTCTCCGGCGCCATGGGCGGCTCCGCCTCCGAGGAGTTCCTCGCCCCGGCGCCCGCCGGCGAGGACACCTTCGTCGACTGCCCGAACTGCGACTACGCAGCCAACACCGAGGCCGTGACCTTCAAGGCCACCGCCGTGGACGGCTCGGCGCACGGCCCGGTCGAGGAGCTGGACACCCCGGACACCCCGACCATCGAGACCCTCGCCGCCCACCTCGGCGTCCCGGCCTCCGCCACCCTGAAGAACCTCCTGGTCAAGGTCGACGGCGAGATCGTCGCCGTGGGCGTCCCCGGTGACCGCGAGGTCGACCTCGGCAAGCTCGGCGAGCACCTGGCCCCGGCCGTGGTGGAGCTGGTCACCGCCGAGGACTTCGTGGGCCGCCCCGACCTGGTGCGCGGTTACGTCGGCCCGCAGGGCCTGGAGAAGGTCCGCTACATCGCCGACCCCCGCGTCGCCGCCGGCACCTCCTGGATCACCGGCGCCAACAAGGACGGCAAGCACGCGAAGAACGTCGTCGCGGGCCGCGACTTCGAGGTGGACGACTACCTCGACGTCGTCGTCGTCGAGGCGGGCGACCCCTGCCCGAAGTGCGGCACCGGCCTCCAGGTGGACCGTGCCATCGAGATCGGCCACATCTTCCAGCTCGGCCGCAAGTACGCCGACATCTTCAACCTCGACGTCCTCGGCCAGCAGGGCAAGCCGGTCCGCGTCACGATGGGCTCCTACGGCATCGGCGTCTCCCGTGCGGTGGCCGCCCTCGCCGAGCAGACCGCCGACGACAAGGGCCTGTGCTGGCCCCGCGAGATCGCCCCGGCCGACGTGCACGTCGTCGCCGCGGGCAAGGCGCTCCAGACCGAGCTGGCCCTGGAGGTCTCCGAGAAGCTGAAGGCGGCGGGCGCCCGGGTGCTGGTCGACGACCGCGCCGGTGTCTCCCCGGGTGTGAAGTTCACCGACGCCGAGCTGATCGGCGTGCCGACCATCCTCGTCGCGGGCCGCCGCTCCGCCGAAGGCGTGGTCGAGCTCAAGGACCGCCGCACCGGCGAGCGCGAGGAGCTCACCGTCGACGAGGCGATCGCCCGCATCGCCGCCGACCTGGGCTGA
- a CDS encoding DUF1684 domain-containing protein has product MTETASPADDHAAPPTTTAPAGADARTAWEAWREERHASVTAPTGNLALVETRPTAPGEVPDPVAAAEGLPGSVTVTVVERTEPVSGAPEHFLRFWDAEAPAIHSFQRIDTFPYDPAWVLDAAYTPVEGARKVAFEHIRDNGGTRDLVVPGDIALTVDGTDYTLSAFDDDGTLLLVFGDPTNGDSTYGAGRFLFVPHEAGSDRVTLDFNRAFVPPCGFSDQYNCPMPPRQNRLHLPVEAGEKLPVAEEPDGTGH; this is encoded by the coding sequence ATGACCGAGACCGCGTCCCCCGCCGACGACCACGCCGCCCCGCCCACCACCACCGCCCCGGCGGGGGCGGACGCCCGTACGGCCTGGGAGGCGTGGCGCGAGGAGCGCCACGCCTCCGTCACCGCGCCCACCGGCAACCTCGCCCTGGTGGAGACCCGCCCGACGGCTCCCGGAGAGGTGCCCGACCCCGTCGCCGCCGCCGAGGGCCTGCCCGGCAGCGTCACGGTGACGGTCGTGGAGCGGACCGAGCCGGTCAGCGGAGCACCCGAACACTTCCTGCGCTTCTGGGACGCCGAGGCGCCCGCGATCCACTCCTTCCAGCGGATCGACACCTTCCCGTACGACCCGGCCTGGGTGCTCGACGCCGCCTACACGCCCGTCGAAGGCGCCCGCAAGGTCGCGTTCGAGCACATCCGCGACAACGGCGGCACCCGCGACCTGGTCGTCCCCGGCGACATCGCGCTGACCGTGGACGGCACCGATTACACCCTGAGCGCCTTCGACGACGACGGCACCCTGCTGCTGGTCTTCGGCGACCCCACCAACGGCGACTCCACCTACGGCGCCGGACGGTTCCTCTTCGTCCCGCACGAGGCCGGAAGCGACCGGGTCACCCTCGACTTCAACCGCGCCTTCGTACCGCCCTGCGGCTTCTCGGACCAGTACAACTGCCCGATGCCGCCCCGGCAGAACCGCCTCCACCTGCCTGTCGAGGCGGGGGAGAAGCTCCCCGTGGCCGAGGAACCGGACGGCACCGGGCACTGA